A window from Seriola aureovittata isolate HTS-2021-v1 ecotype China chromosome 14, ASM2101889v1, whole genome shotgun sequence encodes these proteins:
- the LOC130180928 gene encoding zinc finger protein 135-like produces the protein MVDLITLKNEVAFIVSNLAKAVVAEIFTAAEKVSLNKQNPETERLGALVERLCAEAVEKLLQMVELAAVQQDEAPGDQSDAPRSDRSGEGVMKTPSADGEDGGAEPPPTQQTYILVYGSAAVDSRCMLVSLQNGTSADGEDKSSCTEGTGEVMHRKHSSPSPPPQADFPDHEYARPSSPLPGATTAEEGGVSAACSRKQQRRSRRRKARNTAALAETSGSHQQCSQCGMLFPNAERLSDHQRKSHPVCSVCGMMFTGVLKLRDHEIKEHRLLPYACDYCPKRFNHKAHRNLHVKARHTGEKTCHCDICGKGYSCVSVLKTHRMTHFDKTFICDVCGKSFYHACHLTRHKLVHQEARPYQCSTCGKGFTQAANLRSHQAIHTGERQLCSVCGKSYRCLKNHVISKHSHELPADELPAAGSVITCDVCGKKFPNPSQFRVHQRSHTGEKPFHCDICGKSYRLKELLRDHRYTHTGEKPYRCSLCSKTFNLATSFMRHRSIHTGETPYSCHACGKHFRLLTFLKAHLQTKAHLKQTQLRQPTPSDL, from the exons ATGGTGGATTTaatcactttaaaaaatgaagtgGCGTTCATCGTGAGTAATCTGGCCAAGGCCGTGGTGGCGGAGATTTTTACCGCGGCGGAGAAAGtctctttaaataaacaaaatcccGAAACTGAG CGGCTGGGCGCTCTGGTGGAGCGTCTGTGTGCTGAAGCTgtggagaagctgctgcagatggTGGAGCTGGCTGCTGTGCAGCAGGACGAGGCTCCAGGAGACCAGAGCGATGCTCCTCGGTCCGACCGGAGCGGTGAGGGTGTGATGAAGACACCGAGCGCTGATG GTGAGGACGGTGGAGCTGAGCCCCCCCCCACACAACAGACCTACATCCTGGTTTATGGG agcgCCGCTGTCGACTCCAGGTGTATGCTGGTCTCTCTGCAGAACGGCACCAGTGCTGACG GGGAAGATAAAAGCAGCTGCACCGAGGGAACAGGTGAAGTGATGCACAGGAAacactcctccccctcccccccccctcaggCTGATTTCCCCGACCACGAGTACGCTCGGCCGTCCTCACCTCTGCCCGGCGCCACCACAGCAGAGGAGGGCGGGGTCTCTGCAGCAtgcagcaggaagcagcagcgCCGCAGCCGTAGGAGGAAAGCCAGAAACACGGCGGCGCTCGCAGAGACGTCAGGAAGTCACCAGCAGTGCTCGCAGTGCGGGATGTTGTTTCCAAACGCAGAGCGACTCTCCGACCACCAGAGGAAGTCTCACCCGGTGTGCTCGGTGTGCGGGATGATGTTCACCGGCGTCCTGAAGCTCCGTGACCACGAGATCAAAGAGCACAGGCTGCTGCCGTACGCCTGCGACTACTGCCCCAAAAGATTCAACCACAAAGCTCACCGCAACCTGCACGTGAAGGCGCGGCACACCGGCGAGAAAACGTGTCACTGCGACATCTGCGGGAAAGGTTACTCCTGCGTCAGCGTGCTGAAGACTCACCGGATGACTCACTTCGACAAGACCTTCATCTGCGACGTCTGCGGCAAGAGCTTCTACCACGCCTGCCACTTGACTCGCCACAAGCTGGTGCATCAGGAGGCGCGGCCGTACCAGTGCTCCACCTGCGGGAAGGGCTTCACCCAGGCCGCCAACCTGCGCAGCCACCAGGCCATCCACACCGGAGAGAGGCAGCTGTGCTCCGTCTGCGGGAAGAGCTACCGCTGCCTGAAGAACCACGTCATCAGCAAACACTCGCACGAGCTGCCCGCCGACGAGCTGCCGGCCGCCGGCTCCGTCATCACCTGCGACGTCTGCGGCAAGAAGTTCCCAAACCCGTCGCAGTTCAGAGTTCACCAGAGGAGTCACACGGGCGAGAAGCCGTTCCACTGCGACATCTGCGGGAAGAGCTACCggctgaaggagctgctgcgCGACCACAGGTACACCCACACCGGCGAGAAGCCCTACAGGTGTTCCCTCTGCTCCAAGACCTTCAACCTGGCCACCAGCTTCATGAGGCACCGCAGCATCCACACCGGGGAGACGCCGTACAGCTGCCACGCCTGCGGCAAACACTTCCGCCTGCTCACCTTCCTGAAGGCTCACCTGCAGACCAAAGCTCACCTGAAGCAGACGCAGCTGAGGCAGCCCAcgccctctgacctctga